Proteins encoded within one genomic window of Rhododendron vialii isolate Sample 1 chromosome 1a, ASM3025357v1:
- the LOC131326585 gene encoding bifunctional nitrilase/nitrile hydratase NIT4A isoform X2 yields the protein MALVPSNGPLDMGADSSAPTVRATVVQASTVFYDTPATLDKAERLLAEAASYGSQLVVFPEAFVGGYPRGSYFGATIGNRTPKGKEEFRKYHAAAIDVPGPEVDRLAAMAGKYKVYLVMGVIERDGYTLYCTVLFFDSQGLFLGKHRKVMPTALERIIWGFGDGSTVPVFDTPVGKIGAAICWENRMPLLRTAMYAKGIEIYCAPTADARDVWQASMTHIALEGGCFVLSANQFCRRKDYPPPPEYVFQGTEENLTPDSVVCAGGSVIISPSGTVLAGPNYEGEALVSADLDLREIARAKFDFDVVGHYSRSELFNLTVMDEPTCPVTFTSTSGSIKGSERSFSNSLLKTNKAQITNLCVGDARTSL from the exons ATGGCTCTGGTTCCAAGCAACGGACCACTGGACATGGGCGCCGACTCATCTGCGCCAACTGTTCGAGCCACCGTGGTCCAGGCCTCCACCGTCTTCTACGACACCCCTGCCACCCTAG ATAAGGCTGAGAGATTGCTGGCAGAGGCGGCTTCTTATGGTTCACAACTAGTTGTATTTCCAGAAGCCTTTGTGGGTGGTTATCCTCGTGGCTCATATTTTGGAGCCACCATTGGCAACCGCACCCCCAAGGGTAAAGAGGAGTTTCGGAAATATCATGCTGCAGCTATCGATGTGCCTG GTCCTGAAGTTGATCGATTGGCTGCTATGGCTGGAAAATATAAGGTATATCTAGTTATGGGTGTGATTGAGAGAGATGGATATACGCTCTATTGCACAGTATTGTTCTTTGATTCTCAAGGTCTCTTCCTCGGAAAGCATCGGAAAGTCATGCCAACGGCCTTGGAGCGTATAATCTGGGGGTTTGGAGATGGATCAACAGTTCCTGTTTTTGATACCCCCGTTGGGAAAATAGGTGCAGCTATATGTTGGGAGAATAGGATGCCTCTTCTGAGGACAGCAATGTATGCAAAAG GCATTGAAATATATTGTGCCCCTACAGCTGATGCAAGGGATGTATGGCAAGCATCTATGACCCACATTGCTCTTGAGGGTGGTTGTTTTGTTTTATCAGCCAACCAATTCTGTCGGAGGAAAGACTACCCACCTCCTCCGGAATATGTGTTTCAAGGTACGGAAGAAAATCTCACTCCAGATTCAGTTGTTTGTGCCGGTGGCAGCGTTATTATTTCACCTTCGGGCACTGTTCTGGCGGGCCCCAACTATGAAGGGGAGGCACTCGTCTCAGCCGATCTAG ATCTCCGCGAAATAGCACGTgcaaagtttgattttgatgtGGTTGGGCATTATTCAAGGTCTGAGTTGTTCAATCTAACTGTGATGGACGAACCGACTTGCCCAGTTACTTTTACATCAACTTCTGGGAGCATCAAAGGTTCCGAAAGATCGTTCTCGAATTCTCTGCTGAAAACTAACAAGGCACAGATAACGAACTTGTGTGTGGGTGACGCAAGAACGAGCTTATGA
- the LOC131326585 gene encoding bifunctional nitrilase/nitrile hydratase NIT4A isoform X1, with protein sequence MALVDGPLIAEVDMGADLSAPTVRATVVQASTVFYDTPATLDKAERLLAEAASYGSQLVVFPEAFVGGYPRGSYFGATIGNRTPKGKEEFRKYHAAAIDVPGPEVDRLAAMAGKYKVYLVMGVIERDGYTLYCTVLFFDSQGLFLGKHRKVMPTALERIIWGFGDGSTVPVFDTPVGKIGAAICWENRMPLLRTAMYAKGIEIYCAPTADARDVWQASMTHIALEGGCFVLSANQFCRRKDYPPPPEYVFQGTEENLTPDSVVCAGGSVIISPSGTVLAGPNYEGEALVSADLDLREIARAKFDFDVVGHYSRSELFNLTVMDEPTCPVTFTSTSGSIKGSERSFSNSLLKTNKAQITNLCVGDARTSL encoded by the exons atgGCTCTGGTTGACGGACCACTGATAGCGGAGGTGGACATGGGGGCCGACTTATCTGCGCCAACCGTCCGAGCGACCGTAGTTCAGGCCTCCACCGTCTTCTACGACACCCCTGCCACCTTAG ATAAGGCTGAGAGATTGCTGGCAGAGGCGGCTTCTTATGGTTCACAACTAGTTGTATTTCCAGAAGCCTTTGTGGGTGGTTATCCTCGTGGCTCATATTTTGGAGCCACCATTGGCAACCGCACCCCCAAGGGTAAAGAGGAGTTTCGGAAATATCATGCTGCAGCTATCGATGTGCCTG GTCCTGAAGTTGATCGATTGGCTGCTATGGCTGGAAAATATAAGGTATATCTAGTTATGGGTGTGATTGAGAGAGATGGATATACGCTCTATTGCACAGTATTGTTCTTTGATTCTCAAGGTCTCTTCCTCGGAAAGCATCGGAAAGTCATGCCAACGGCCTTGGAGCGTATAATCTGGGGGTTTGGAGATGGATCAACAGTTCCTGTTTTTGATACCCCCGTTGGGAAAATAGGTGCAGCTATATGTTGGGAGAATAGGATGCCTCTTCTGAGGACAGCAATGTATGCAAAAG GCATTGAAATATATTGTGCCCCTACAGCTGATGCAAGGGATGTATGGCAAGCATCTATGACCCACATTGCTCTTGAGGGTGGTTGTTTTGTTTTATCAGCCAACCAATTCTGTCGGAGGAAAGACTACCCACCTCCTCCGGAATATGTGTTTCAAGGTACGGAAGAAAATCTCACTCCAGATTCAGTTGTTTGTGCCGGTGGCAGCGTTATTATTTCACCTTCGGGCACTGTTCTGGCGGGCCCCAACTATGAAGGGGAGGCACTCGTCTCAGCCGATCTAG ATCTCCGCGAAATAGCACGTgcaaagtttgattttgatgtGGTTGGGCATTATTCAAGGTCTGAGTTGTTCAATCTAACTGTGATGGACGAACCGACTTGCCCAGTTACTTTTACATCAACTTCTGGGAGCATCAAAGGTTCCGAAAGATCGTTCTCGAATTCTCTGCTGAAAACTAACAAGGCACAGATAACGAACTTGTGTGTGGGTGACGCAAGAACGAGCTTATGA
- the LOC131326731 gene encoding photosystem I subunit O, with protein MAAIKGLGTSFLPLASPTSSGFLRPAPVMVKKPLRVANGRGGRITCSFQRDWLRTDLNVIGFGLIGWLAPSSIPAINGNSLTGLFFESIGTELSHFPTPPALDSQFWLWLICWHLGLFLCLTFGQIGFKGRAEEYF; from the exons atggctGCAATCAAGGGATTGGGCACTTCTTTCCTACCTTTGGCTTCTCCTACCTCTTCAG GTTTTCTAAGGCCGGCACCGGTGATGGTCAAAAAGCCTCTGAGGGTGGCAAACGGGAGGGGAGGGAGGATTACGTG CTCGTTTCAGAGAGATTGGCTGAGGACAGATCTGAATGTGATCGGGTTCGGGTTGATCGGGTGGCTGGCGCCGTCGAGCATTCCCGCGATCAACGGCAACAGCTTGACAGGGTTGTTCTTCGAGAGCATTGGAACTGAGCTCTCTCACTTCCCCACTCCCCCTGCTCTCGATTCTCAATTTTG GTTGTGGTTGATATGCTGGCACCTGGGGCTGTTCTTGTGCCTTACCTTCGGGCAAATTGGGTTCAAGGGGAGGGCAGAGGAATACTTTTGA
- the LOC131326809 gene encoding F-box protein At2g27310-like, whose translation MPKTLITSYHIVVMEKEMGGDDTPTSPAPGDATTISAVHPDILQTHILTRLDGPTLASAACASSKLHALSTQETLWQQICHRTWPSTTDPRVRRLISSFPSGHRSFYSDSFQYLDGHRRSRPSRRPPPAYIISAVDIRYQNQLILSKVHVAETESDPSLPFRVDLLGPKEAAPMPVNLDIREDKCLSNLEENLTLSWILIDPTQTRAADVSSWRPVLVRRNWLTNDVELRYATVLSGGELVQCLVAVTCGGGGTGLAVGEVRLDVEDMERKKLGWKRLGAAVEGGRKRREGKGEERVRYEGWWREERERRRRKRRRENRRDTVLFATTVVILLSVLVSLLLFVGIKFLQLLVSPFNG comes from the coding sequence ATGCCCAAAACACTAATAACATCCTACCACATAGTAGTAATGGAGAAAGAAATGGGTGGGGACGATACTCCAACCAGCCCCGCCCCCGGCGATGCCACGACGATCTCCGCCGTCCACCCCGACATCCTCCAGACCCACATCCTCACCCGACTGGACGGCCCAACACTCGCCTCCGCCGCCTGCGCGTCGTCCAAACTCCACGCCCTCTCCACCCAAGAAACCCTCTGGCAACAAATCTGCCACCGCACCTGGCCCTCCACCACCGACCCACGCGTCCGCCGCCTCATCTCTTCCTTCCCCTCCGGCCACCGCTCCTTCTACTCCGACTCATTCCAATATCTCGACGGCCACCGCCGGTCAAGACCCAGTCGCCGTCCGCCGCCAGCCTACATAATCTCCGCTGTCGACATACGCTACCAAAACCAACTAATACTTTCCAAGGTCCACGTGGCGGAAACCGAGTCGGACCCATCGCTGCCGTTCCGGGTCGATTTGCTCGGCCCGAAGGAGGCCGCGCCAATGCCGGTGAATTTGGACATCAGGGAGGACAAGTGCCTCTCTAATCTCGAAGAGAACTTGACTCTCAGCTGGATCCTGATCGACCCCACCCAAACCCGGGCGGCGGACGTGTCGAGCTGGCGGCCCGTCTTGGTCAGGCGGAACTGGTTGACCAACGACGTGGAGCTCCGCTACGCGACGGTTCTCTCCGGCGGGGAGCTGGTGCAGTGTTTGGTGGCGGTCACGTGCGGGGGAGGGGGGACTGGGTTGGCGGTGGGTGAGGTGAGGTTAGACGTGGAGGATATGGAAAGGAAGAAGTTGGGGTGGAAGAGGTTGGGGGCGGCCGTGGAGGGtgggaggaagaggagagaggggaaGGGGGAGGAGAGAGTGAGGTACGAGGGGTggtggagagaggagagagagaggagacggAGGAAGCGGAGGAGAGAGAACAGGCGAGATACGGTGTTGTTTGCCACCACTGTTGTCATTCTATTGTCTGTTTTGGTGTCTCTTTTGCTGTTTGTTGGGATTAAATTCTTGCAGTTACTGGTTTCACCGTTCAATGggtaa